One window from the genome of Gimesia aquarii encodes:
- a CDS encoding valine--tRNA ligase — protein sequence MTESLDKQYHPESAQEKWYQFWEEKGYFHAEPNPEKQQHTIMIPLPNVTGALHMGHALNGTLQDLITRWRRMEGYEALWMPGTDHAGIATQAVVERRMKEEENLTRHDIGRDALVERIWEWKDQYEKRILNQLRKLGASCDWQRTRFTLDEMCSKAVRRTFLKLFSDGLIFRGKRLVNWDPFLQTAVADDEVFSEDVDGQFWTFQYPIVDSDERISFSTTRPETMLGDTAVCVHPSDERYTHLIGKNVRIPLNGREIPIIADALLADKDLGTGAVKVTPAHDPNDYACGLRNDLELINILNPDGTINEAGEDYAGLDRYEARKKIVADMDQLGFFIEVEDRLIPVKHSDRSKTPIEPYLSDQWFVKMDTLAQSAIDAVEDGRVRFFPSRYSKTYLDWLKEKRDWCISRQLWWGHRIPIWYCETCSEEDLKQAFDDRYDVSYRRDDEDTCWLICSETDLKSDELGADHQLTQDEDVLDTWFSSALWPHATLGWPDKNPDLDYFYPGSVLVTSRDIITLWVARMVLTGLYNMDDIPFKHVCIHPKILDGFGQTMSKSKGNGVDPMDLIDKYGVDAVRFTIASFAGETQDVRLPVGYEDPETGEVVPQTLKHQKTIPAGGEKPRIKFPKSGKTYQYTSPWFDPDPGEKVARIVSERFEYGRNFCNKLWNASRFAMLNLEGYTPAPLDEADLTMEDRWVLSRLSSVAEEMTTVLNRYQFDVATRAIRDFTWNEFCDWYLEMIKPRLWDEDQKPAAQRVLVGVLDSLLRLLQPFVPFITEELWQRLNEISPERGLFNPEPAAESVTIADWPEPPKNWQDSQLEKRFERLQEMIVAVRNIRAVYKISPSVSLKLFLRCESEVADDMQNVASQFDNLAKTLLESAGADVQRPSGSATFSLNDVDGFISLEGVIDLEAELKRLEVEAEKQKKHIEGTEKKLANKNFVDRAPAEVVEGVKETLAGLQKKHQSILETIAQLKEK from the coding sequence ATGACCGAATCGCTTGACAAACAATATCATCCTGAGAGTGCACAAGAGAAATGGTATCAATTCTGGGAAGAGAAAGGCTATTTCCACGCCGAACCGAACCCGGAAAAACAACAACACACGATTATGATTCCTCTTCCCAACGTTACAGGTGCCCTGCATATGGGGCACGCGTTGAATGGAACTCTGCAGGATCTGATTACCCGCTGGCGTCGGATGGAAGGATATGAAGCGCTCTGGATGCCAGGAACCGATCATGCTGGCATCGCGACACAGGCAGTTGTTGAACGTCGCATGAAAGAAGAAGAAAATCTGACTCGCCACGATATCGGACGTGATGCATTAGTAGAACGTATCTGGGAATGGAAAGACCAGTATGAAAAACGAATTCTAAATCAATTACGTAAACTGGGAGCCAGTTGCGATTGGCAGCGTACGCGTTTCACACTGGATGAGATGTGCTCCAAAGCAGTGAGACGCACATTTCTGAAACTCTTTTCTGATGGTCTGATTTTTCGTGGTAAACGCCTGGTAAACTGGGATCCATTCTTGCAAACCGCTGTTGCCGATGATGAGGTGTTTTCAGAAGATGTCGATGGACAGTTCTGGACGTTCCAATATCCGATAGTCGATAGTGATGAACGGATTTCCTTTTCCACCACACGCCCTGAAACGATGCTCGGTGACACCGCGGTCTGTGTGCATCCTTCAGATGAGCGGTATACTCATTTAATTGGAAAAAACGTACGCATTCCATTAAACGGACGTGAAATCCCGATTATCGCAGACGCTTTACTGGCAGATAAAGATCTGGGAACCGGAGCCGTCAAAGTCACTCCCGCCCATGATCCGAATGACTATGCTTGTGGATTGCGAAATGATCTGGAATTGATCAACATTCTCAATCCTGACGGAACCATCAACGAAGCCGGTGAAGACTATGCAGGCCTAGATCGTTATGAAGCACGCAAAAAAATCGTCGCTGATATGGATCAATTGGGCTTCTTCATTGAAGTGGAAGACCGTCTGATTCCTGTCAAACATAGCGACCGTTCGAAAACTCCGATCGAACCTTATTTGTCGGATCAATGGTTTGTCAAAATGGACACCTTGGCTCAGTCGGCCATCGATGCTGTTGAAGATGGTCGTGTGCGATTCTTCCCCAGTCGTTATTCCAAAACTTATCTTGATTGGCTCAAGGAAAAACGAGACTGGTGCATCAGCCGTCAACTCTGGTGGGGACACCGTATCCCAATCTGGTATTGTGAAACCTGTTCTGAGGAAGATCTCAAACAGGCATTTGATGATCGCTATGATGTGAGCTACCGGCGTGATGATGAAGATACCTGTTGGCTCATCTGTAGTGAAACTGATCTAAAAAGTGATGAGCTGGGAGCCGACCATCAATTAACGCAGGATGAAGATGTGCTGGATACCTGGTTCAGCAGCGCCTTATGGCCACATGCCACACTTGGCTGGCCTGATAAAAATCCGGACCTGGATTACTTTTACCCGGGAAGTGTTCTCGTCACCAGCCGGGATATCATCACACTCTGGGTTGCCCGAATGGTGTTGACCGGTCTCTATAATATGGACGACATTCCTTTCAAACATGTCTGTATCCATCCTAAAATTCTCGATGGTTTTGGTCAGACAATGTCCAAATCAAAAGGAAACGGCGTAGACCCGATGGACCTCATCGATAAATACGGCGTCGATGCTGTGCGGTTTACAATCGCCTCATTTGCTGGAGAAACTCAGGATGTCAGACTGCCCGTCGGATACGAAGATCCGGAAACTGGTGAAGTTGTCCCTCAAACTCTGAAACATCAGAAAACCATTCCCGCGGGTGGTGAGAAACCACGTATCAAATTCCCTAAGAGCGGAAAAACGTATCAGTACACCAGTCCCTGGTTTGACCCCGATCCAGGAGAAAAAGTAGCCCGCATCGTGAGTGAACGTTTTGAGTATGGCAGAAACTTCTGCAATAAACTCTGGAATGCGAGCCGCTTTGCAATGCTCAATCTTGAAGGATACACCCCTGCTCCATTAGATGAAGCTGATTTAACAATGGAAGACCGCTGGGTTTTGAGCCGTCTCTCCAGTGTTGCAGAAGAAATGACAACCGTTTTAAATCGTTATCAATTTGATGTCGCAACTCGCGCCATTCGCGACTTTACCTGGAACGAATTTTGTGACTGGTACCTGGAAATGATTAAACCCCGTCTCTGGGATGAAGATCAAAAACCAGCCGCTCAGCGAGTATTAGTAGGCGTACTCGATTCACTACTGCGGCTGCTCCAGCCTTTTGTACCATTCATTACTGAAGAGCTTTGGCAACGTTTGAATGAGATTTCCCCCGAACGCGGATTATTCAATCCAGAACCGGCGGCAGAAAGTGTGACGATCGCTGACTGGCCAGAACCACCAAAAAACTGGCAAGATTCTCAGTTGGAAAAACGCTTCGAACGTCTGCAGGAAATGATCGTCGCCGTTCGTAATATTCGTGCCGTTTACAAAATCTCACCTTCAGTATCACTAAAACTATTCCTACGCTGTGAATCTGAGGTGGCTGATGACATGCAAAATGTTGCCAGCCAATTTGATAATTTAGCTAAAACACTATTGGAGTCGGCCGGGGCTGACGTACAACGTCCCAGCGGTTCGGCCACGTTTTCGCTAAATGATGTAGATGGCTTTATCTCACTGGAAGGTGTGATTGATTTAGAAGCAGAACTGAAACGCCTGGAAGTAGAAGCAGAAAAACAAAAGAAACACATCGAAGGAACTGAGAAAAAACTGGCCAACAAGAACTTTGTTGATCGAGCGCCGGCTGAAGTCGTTGAGGGTGTAAAAGAAACCCTAGCTGGATTACAAAAAAAACATCAAAGTATCCTCGAGACAATCGCACAATTAAAAGAAAAATAG
- a CDS encoding bifunctional nuclease family protein, whose protein sequence is MLVEMELSRIIISEIGDQQVIYLREVNGERIFPILIGIFEATTIDRRVNQEFSPQRPLTHDLLKNTIESLGGRLTDVVITHLEDHTYYAMLRVDQNGELVEIDSRPSDAIALSIHYDPPVPIFVHESVLEQTSK, encoded by the coding sequence TTGCTTGTTGAAATGGAGTTATCTCGCATTATTATCAGCGAGATTGGTGACCAGCAGGTGATTTATCTGCGCGAAGTGAATGGGGAACGTATCTTTCCGATCCTGATTGGTATTTTTGAAGCAACTACCATTGACCGTCGTGTGAATCAGGAATTCTCACCTCAGCGTCCCTTAACACATGACTTATTAAAAAATACGATTGAATCACTGGGTGGGAGACTCACTGACGTTGTGATCACACATCTGGAAGACCACACTTACTATGCAATGTTGCGGGTCGATCAGAATGGAGAATTAGTGGAAATCGATAGTCGCCCGAGTGACGCAATTGCTTTATCAATTCATTACGATCCGCCAGTGCCGATCTTCGTCCATGAATCCGTGCTGGAGCAGACTTCCAAGTAA
- a CDS encoding sugar phosphate isomerase family: MDLMSTIAGSMMEGYFPAGWDLAKIDQCMNADPASITDRQSWWHKDFEPVMCGSVTDFDTIMGHEIALTIKQSRDAGEKLALILPVGPMGMYRWAVFFLKEWGVSCDHVYGFNMDEWSDADGNTLPPTNPGAFQFAMKDAFYGPLGDLTVPENQRHFATADVLPTYADKIGELRSAGAKLGVIFGIGRVCHIAFWEPHFAGEFNSEEEWQAQTHRIGAKLHPLTIEQNAVTSFKSRTTLVPAYANTIGPGCFLNADKIIGGCDGIFSRGMQWQGMSVWMTLRHEPTSWIPSTYMTKQPGRLIILDELAGPLVADCN; encoded by the coding sequence ATGGATTTAATGAGTACGATTGCCGGTTCCATGATGGAAGGTTATTTTCCAGCTGGCTGGGATCTGGCAAAAATTGATCAATGCATGAATGCGGATCCGGCGTCCATTACAGATCGCCAGTCCTGGTGGCACAAAGACTTCGAACCAGTAATGTGTGGAAGTGTAACCGACTTCGATACAATTATGGGCCATGAAATTGCATTAACGATTAAGCAGTCACGCGATGCAGGAGAGAAACTGGCGTTGATTCTGCCTGTGGGACCAATGGGTATGTATCGTTGGGCTGTTTTCTTTCTGAAAGAGTGGGGCGTTTCCTGCGATCATGTTTATGGATTCAACATGGATGAATGGAGTGATGCGGATGGAAACACGTTACCTCCTACCAATCCGGGAGCATTTCAGTTCGCAATGAAGGATGCCTTTTATGGCCCCCTGGGTGATTTGACTGTTCCTGAGAACCAACGACACTTTGCTACCGCAGATGTACTACCAACCTATGCCGATAAAATTGGTGAGTTGCGATCAGCGGGTGCAAAACTGGGCGTGATTTTTGGCATCGGTCGAGTTTGCCACATCGCGTTCTGGGAACCTCATTTTGCAGGTGAGTTCAATTCTGAAGAGGAGTGGCAGGCTCAAACTCACCGGATCGGTGCAAAATTGCATCCGCTCACCATCGAACAGAATGCAGTGACAAGCTTCAAAAGTCGCACGACTCTCGTGCCTGCATATGCTAACACGATTGGCCCTGGCTGTTTCCTGAACGCCGATAAGATTATCGGTGGCTGTGATGGGATTTTCTCACGGGGGATGCAGTGGCAGGGAATGAGTGTCTGGATGACATTACGACACGAACCGACGAGTTGGATTCCTTCCACATACATGACAAAGCAACCCGGTCGTCTGATTATTTTAGATGAATTGGCTGGACCATTGGTTGCGGATTGCAACTAG
- a CDS encoding efflux RND transporter periplasmic adaptor subunit, whose product MKVLIAPACTALAMIIGWLVYEQSLQETQTAPKTIITQPIAVQVTRSTEKSLEKRINLVGNLEAGSQVEIRTKHSGYIKSMPFNVGDQIKAGDIILELDDSENQEMVIKSKAALTVAKAQLKAQITAQELTQKEHERLLLLKKTGVSTVQQMEEAVANMAIAKAQTELEQARVEQAESGLEQSRLRLQENQILAPTNGFVAERLVDVGDLAKPDVALMKIVNLDTVRTIVHIIEKDYEDVKLGQKAVISVDTFPDRTFSGHVLRKAPVLDPQTRTAAVYIEIPNKDFSLKPGMHARVQIVFEQRHKAKVLPVASLTRRKDGPGSAVYIIDGNPPVTEIRNIEVGINDGELVEILSGINSGDLVITLGNRLVDEGQTVTPVEVPMDEVLQSPLPLPQKTNL is encoded by the coding sequence ATGAAAGTACTGATTGCCCCAGCCTGTACAGCTCTGGCTATGATTATTGGCTGGTTAGTTTATGAACAGTCTCTACAAGAGACTCAGACGGCTCCTAAAACCATCATCACCCAACCCATTGCCGTGCAGGTGACCCGTTCCACCGAAAAATCTCTTGAAAAGCGCATTAACCTCGTAGGCAATCTTGAAGCTGGATCACAGGTTGAGATTCGGACCAAGCACAGCGGGTACATTAAATCGATGCCATTTAATGTAGGAGATCAAATTAAGGCAGGGGATATCATTCTGGAGTTAGATGACTCTGAAAACCAGGAAATGGTCATTAAATCAAAAGCCGCACTCACAGTTGCGAAAGCACAGTTGAAGGCACAAATCACCGCTCAAGAACTGACTCAAAAAGAACATGAGAGATTATTACTGCTTAAAAAAACAGGAGTCAGCACGGTACAGCAAATGGAAGAAGCGGTCGCGAATATGGCCATCGCGAAAGCGCAGACGGAACTCGAACAAGCAAGAGTTGAACAGGCAGAATCGGGGCTTGAGCAAAGCCGCCTGCGTCTGCAGGAAAACCAAATCCTGGCTCCGACAAACGGCTTTGTGGCAGAACGTCTGGTTGACGTTGGCGATTTGGCCAAACCCGACGTTGCTTTGATGAAGATTGTCAATCTGGATACGGTCCGCACGATCGTGCACATCATCGAAAAAGATTATGAAGATGTCAAACTCGGCCAGAAAGCTGTCATTTCCGTAGACACCTTCCCCGATAGAACATTTTCCGGCCATGTTTTACGCAAAGCACCTGTGTTGGATCCACAGACGCGGACTGCTGCGGTATACATCGAAATCCCCAACAAAGATTTCTCATTGAAACCGGGCATGCATGCACGTGTTCAAATTGTGTTTGAACAACGTCACAAAGCCAAAGTACTACCAGTTGCTTCTCTGACGCGCCGCAAAGATGGGCCTGGATCAGCAGTTTATATTATTGATGGAAACCCGCCGGTTACTGAAATCCGTAATATTGAAGTCGGCATCAATGATGGTGAACTGGTCGAGATTCTCTCTGGAATCAATTCGGGAGATCTCGTGATAACGCTTGGAAATCGACTTGTCGATGAAGGTCAAACAGTCACTCCCGTTGAAGTCCCCATGGACGAGGTTCTTCAATCACCACTGCCTTTGCCGCAGAAAACGAATTTGTGA